A stretch of DNA from Pseudonocardia hierapolitana:
CCCGCCCGCGCCGGCCGTCGGGGAGCCCACCCGCCGCCGCGAGGTCGAAGTTGGCGATCCAGCCCTCACCTTCGAGCCACTGCTCGATGTGGGCGAGCGTCGCGGTGGCGTTCACCTGCTGACGGTGCGCCCAGAAGCCGCCGGTGATCGTCACCTCGCCGAGGGAGAGCGGGCGCAGCCGCCCCCGGGCGGGCACGACGGGGCTCACGATCGGGGTGCGAGAACTCATGTCATCCCTTGAGCGCGCCGGACATGAAGCCGCGCACGTAGTGTCGTTGGAGCAGCAGGAACAGCACGATGCAGGGCAGGGCGAGGACCACCACGCCTGCCTCGGTGGCGCCGTAGTCGACCACCCCCTGCACCTGGCCGCGCAGGTTGGAGATCGCGAGCGGCAACGTCATGCGGTCGCTGTCGTTGATCAGGATCAGCGGCGCCATGAAGTCGTTCCACGCCGCGAGGAACGCGAAGAGACCCACGGTGATCAGGCCGGGCGCCGTGGCAGGGATCAGCACCCGCCACAGGGCGGTGAACGTGGAGCACCCGTCGACCATCGCCGCCTCGTCGAGCTCGCGCGGTACCGCCTCGAACGAGATCCGCATCATGAACGTCGAGAACGGCAGCTGGAACATCGTCAGCACCAGCGCGAGCCCGACGAGCGAGTTCTGCAGCCCGACCTGCGTGAGCAGCACGTACAGCGG
This window harbors:
- a CDS encoding carbohydrate ABC transporter permease, with the protein product MTTQMSRAAPRADPPRVARRAPTTSVAGIALRTPYWVFTGALAVIFLYPLVWTAVASVSPHAGTSQVDGWGFGNYRALGEYQAGIWQYLANSGLVSLLTVALTLAVSTLGGYAFARFSFPGKNLLFLVTLAILMVPYATLLIPLYVLLTQVGLQNSLVGLALVLTMFQLPFSTFMMRISFEAVPRELDEAAMVDGCSTFTALWRVLIPATAPGLITVGLFAFLAAWNDFMAPLILINDSDRMTLPLAISNLRGQVQGVVDYGATEAGVVVLALPCIVLFLLLQRHYVRGFMSGALKG